A genomic region of Paenibacillus sp. PL2-23 contains the following coding sequences:
- a CDS encoding histidine kinase, protein MRLRENTFAKIMTLIVLLLIPIILLYTLSIRTSIQVIKDEMRSLKQKDITYLASEIDRSVTTLSSLGFLLSEDIHIQQLQTLHLIESAYDRNDERLRIMERLRLLNVSQRWDTQYSILAPENEEFVSTNKYLSYDLERVQASLAPNWRYLEMTTQNMKQQRFVRHIVKPRSKLTDLKNAGIIVEISFPEEHIIKDLDAFKQTGKGDPFLMDANGSTIRNKSSNDGMIALIGGLIQANELHPAASNQIVKLEGSDYLITFAYIGTLNWYLVDYVPIEEVLQPIVKSQMLFYGSVALLLIMSLLAGYLLYRNVQRPIGLLIRNVKRLQEGNYSARINVNPKNEFSYLFERFNDMAAEIERLIGKVYVEELRRREANVKQLQSQINPHFLYNCFALIRSLARLDKKESVMTMSLHLSKYYRYTTRVEKLTATLKEELQLLESYLEIQRFHIQHLNYRIQVPETMLTLEIPRLLLQPIVENAVLHGIERFDGDGVIAITGAQSGGWNTLLVEDNGVGMTDEALQKLERDLLNMPDDNTGCALWNIRQRMLFQFGPNASIQFKLRPEGGVSVRLEWPDQAAEH, encoded by the coding sequence ATGCGACTAAGAGAAAATACATTTGCCAAAATTATGACTCTGATAGTTTTGTTATTAATTCCCATTATTTTATTGTACACACTATCCATAAGAACAAGCATTCAGGTCATCAAGGACGAGATGCGCTCGCTTAAGCAGAAGGACATTACGTATCTAGCCAGTGAAATCGACAGAAGCGTTACCACGTTATCCTCACTTGGCTTTCTTCTCAGCGAGGATATTCATATTCAGCAGCTGCAGACGCTTCACCTTATTGAAAGCGCTTATGATCGCAACGACGAGCGGCTGCGCATCATGGAGAGGCTGCGCCTTCTCAACGTGTCCCAGAGATGGGATACGCAATACAGCATACTAGCGCCGGAGAATGAGGAGTTTGTATCCACGAACAAATATCTCTCCTATGATCTAGAGCGTGTCCAAGCATCGCTGGCGCCGAATTGGCGTTATTTGGAGATGACAACTCAAAATATGAAGCAGCAGCGCTTTGTCCGTCATATCGTGAAGCCCCGCAGCAAGCTGACAGATCTGAAGAACGCGGGTATCATTGTCGAAATATCGTTTCCGGAGGAGCATATTATCAAGGACCTGGATGCCTTCAAGCAAACAGGCAAAGGCGATCCTTTCCTAATGGACGCCAATGGCAGCACGATTCGGAACAAAAGCTCCAACGACGGCATGATTGCCTTAATTGGCGGCCTTATACAAGCCAACGAGCTGCATCCTGCCGCCAGCAACCAAATCGTCAAGCTGGAAGGCAGCGATTATCTGATTACATTCGCTTATATTGGAACGCTGAATTGGTATTTGGTGGATTACGTGCCCATTGAGGAAGTGCTGCAGCCTATCGTGAAAAGCCAGATGCTGTTCTACGGCTCCGTAGCGCTGCTCCTCATCATGAGCCTTCTCGCGGGGTACCTGCTCTACCGCAATGTGCAGCGCCCCATCGGTCTGCTGATCCGCAACGTCAAGCGGCTGCAGGAAGGGAATTATTCGGCTCGGATTAATGTTAATCCGAAGAACGAGTTCAGCTACCTGTTCGAGCGGTTCAACGACATGGCCGCGGAAATCGAGAGGCTGATCGGCAAGGTGTACGTGGAGGAGCTCAGGCGCCGCGAGGCCAACGTCAAGCAGCTGCAGTCCCAGATCAACCCGCATTTCCTGTACAACTGCTTTGCGCTGATTCGCAGCCTGGCGAGGCTCGACAAGAAGGAATCTGTTATGACGATGAGCCTGCACCTGTCCAAATATTATCGTTATACAACAAGGGTAGAGAAGCTGACGGCTACACTGAAGGAAGAGCTCCAGCTGCTGGAGAGCTATCTGGAAATCCAACGCTTCCATATTCAGCATTTGAATTATCGCATACAGGTGCCGGAGACCATGCTAACGTTGGAAATTCCGCGTTTGCTGCTTCAGCCGATCGTCGAAAATGCTGTTCTGCACGGCATTGAGCGGTTCGACGGCGACGGGGTCATTGCCATTACGGGAGCTCAATCGGGTGGCTGGAACACCCTTCTTGTGGAAGACAACGGTGTCGGCATGACGGACGAAGCACTCCAAAAGCTGGAGCGCGATCTGCTGAATATGCCTGACGACAACACGGGCTGCGCGCTATGGAATATTCGGCAGCGCATGCTGTTCCAGTTCGGACCGAACGCCTCCATACAATTCAAGCTTCGCCCGGAGGGCGGCGTAAGCGTGCGACTGGAATGGCCGGACCAAGCTGCAGAGCATTAA
- a CDS encoding response regulator, whose product MYQLLIVDDQPDLVTDLATNLPWRSIGIGEVHQAGSGAEALDIMRSTPIDVVISDIRMPGISGLDLIETIRRTWSHVRCILLSGYNDFEYAQRALKSQATDYLLKPVEDEELLTAVGRAIEELESRWREVSSHQSAMASIRENYPILRSHLLLSLLQGEVIARVQLEEKLAMVELPFAYESPYCMMLLRMEDYFYEQNERDASLLEFAVCNMAEEIFAEEHQLWYAKDSFGYHVFLIFQKRAGSQSLRMESIEQRAAHLQHYVKLYLKGTISLVLGGQSTFTEGLSRHYETLLGSFRQRIGVERDFLLTLNEQSQTSEGEAHSLSHLYQPPQMSHLLEAGQWEAAEQKLEQIIEELEGKRGDSYEHILEAYFALVSALSYAIHKNKLWLADCLGVEYNHLMSGPHFHTIAQLKSWVEDAIKSYRGCMEGRVQDSRTGLIQKVQEYAAGRLADASLQTIADHVYLNPSYLSKVYKLETGEGISEYLSRLKMEAAAHLLRSSSQKIYEIAAGVGYQKTSYFIKVFKDRYGMTPQEFRDK is encoded by the coding sequence ATGTATCAATTGTTAATTGTGGACGACCAGCCGGATCTGGTGACGGATCTGGCGACCAACCTGCCTTGGCGCAGCATCGGAATCGGTGAAGTGCATCAAGCAGGCTCCGGAGCGGAAGCGCTGGACATTATGCGTTCAACGCCGATCGACGTCGTGATATCCGACATCCGAATGCCGGGCATATCTGGTTTGGATCTGATCGAGACGATCCGGAGAACATGGAGCCATGTGCGTTGCATACTGCTCTCCGGCTACAACGATTTCGAATATGCGCAGCGTGCGCTGAAGAGCCAGGCAACCGACTATCTGCTGAAGCCTGTTGAGGACGAGGAGCTGCTGACTGCCGTGGGGCGGGCGATCGAGGAGCTGGAGAGCCGATGGCGGGAGGTGAGCTCCCATCAAAGCGCAATGGCCTCCATTCGGGAGAATTATCCCATTCTGCGTTCCCATCTTCTCTTGTCTCTGCTGCAGGGCGAAGTAATCGCCCGCGTCCAGCTGGAAGAGAAGCTGGCCATGGTGGAGCTGCCCTTTGCTTACGAAAGTCCATACTGTATGATGCTGCTTCGTATGGAAGACTACTTCTACGAGCAGAATGAACGCGATGCTTCGCTGCTGGAATTTGCGGTATGCAATATGGCGGAGGAAATATTCGCGGAGGAGCATCAGCTGTGGTACGCGAAGGACAGCTTCGGCTACCATGTATTTCTTATTTTCCAGAAGCGGGCTGGCTCCCAGTCTCTTCGCATGGAGTCGATTGAACAGAGGGCTGCGCATCTGCAGCATTACGTCAAGCTTTATTTGAAAGGGACTATATCGCTGGTGCTGGGCGGTCAAAGCACTTTCACCGAGGGGCTGTCCCGGCATTACGAGACGCTGCTTGGCAGCTTTCGCCAGCGCATTGGGGTCGAGCGCGATTTCCTGCTTACGCTGAACGAACAGTCGCAAACTAGTGAGGGAGAAGCCCATTCATTGTCCCACCTGTACCAGCCGCCGCAAATGAGCCACCTGCTGGAAGCCGGACAATGGGAGGCGGCGGAGCAGAAGCTGGAGCAAATCATAGAGGAGCTTGAAGGGAAGCGCGGAGACTCCTATGAGCATATATTGGAAGCCTACTTCGCACTTGTCAGCGCGCTCAGCTATGCCATTCACAAAAACAAGCTGTGGCTGGCGGATTGTCTGGGGGTAGAATACAACCACCTGATGAGCGGCCCCCACTTCCATACGATTGCCCAGCTGAAGTCATGGGTCGAGGATGCAATCAAAAGCTATAGAGGATGTATGGAGGGCCGCGTTCAGGACTCTCGTACGGGGCTTATTCAGAAGGTGCAGGAGTATGCCGCCGGCCGCTTGGCCGACGCCTCCCTGCAGACGATCGCGGATCATGTCTATCTGAACCCCTCCTATCTCTCCAAGGTATACAAGCTGGAGACGGGAGAAGGCATTAGCGAATATTTGTCCCGTCTGAAGATGGAAGCCGCCGCGCATCTGCTTCGTTCATCCTCTCAGAAGATTTATGAGATTGCTGCCGGGGTCGGCTACCAGAAAACCAGTTATTTCATCAAGGTGTTCAAGGACCGATATGGCATGACGCCTCAGGAGTTCCGGGACAAATAA
- a CDS encoding MBL fold metallo-hydrolase — MNECITLSHNWLQVKVPLPFSLKWVNSYVIPEENGYTIIDPGLGTEEAKALWEEVLAQNGLAWSDIRRVVLTHQHPDHYGLAGYVQEKSGAPVWITRRSHAYAVRLWGAESRFRNDLRELYSAHGMPQEEMDAIAANLDSFHALVSPQPEVRYMEPGGTMLLGGRSWELIAAPGHAYGAVCLYQRDIRWMICGDQVLPHITPNVSAVPGEEPNPLADFLQSLEELKRYDVDYALPGHRDPFNGFRERIVELQSHHARRLQGMTDLLAEEPRTAFALCETLFGTRLRTNPHNLRFAMSETLAHLFYLEQEGKVRASLSMEGVVIYSASPHYLSRNS; from the coding sequence ATGAACGAGTGCATAACATTAAGCCATAATTGGCTGCAGGTGAAGGTGCCGCTTCCGTTCTCCCTCAAGTGGGTCAACAGCTATGTGATACCGGAGGAGAATGGCTATACGATCATCGATCCCGGCTTAGGCACGGAGGAAGCAAAAGCGCTGTGGGAGGAGGTGCTGGCGCAGAATGGGCTTGCTTGGAGCGATATTCGGCGTGTCGTTCTGACTCATCAGCACCCCGATCATTATGGACTGGCGGGCTATGTGCAGGAGAAAAGCGGGGCGCCTGTGTGGATAACGAGACGGTCTCATGCTTACGCTGTAAGGCTATGGGGTGCGGAGAGCCGGTTCCGGAATGATCTTCGCGAATTATATTCGGCTCATGGCATGCCGCAGGAAGAGATGGATGCCATTGCGGCTAATCTGGACAGCTTTCATGCGCTTGTGTCGCCGCAGCCTGAGGTCCGGTATATGGAGCCGGGTGGCACAATGTTGCTGGGCGGGCGGAGCTGGGAGCTGATCGCCGCTCCTGGCCACGCCTATGGCGCGGTTTGCCTCTACCAGCGCGACATTAGATGGATGATATGCGGCGATCAGGTGCTGCCGCATATTACGCCGAATGTCAGCGCCGTTCCCGGCGAGGAGCCGAACCCGCTGGCGGATTTCCTCCAAAGCCTGGAGGAACTGAAGCGATATGACGTCGACTATGCGCTGCCTGGGCACAGGGATCCGTTCAACGGCTTTCGGGAGCGGATTGTCGAGCTGCAAAGCCATCATGCCAGAAGGCTGCAGGGGATGACAGACCTGCTCGCAGAGGAGCCCCGAACCGCATTCGCTTTATGCGAGACGCTGTTCGGGACGAGGCTGCGCACGAATCCGCACAATTTAAGGTTTGCCATGTCTGAGACATTAGCTCACCTCTTCTATCTGGAACAGGAGGGCAAGGTGCGAGCCAGCTTGTCCATGGAGGGCGTAGTGATCTATTCGGCCAGCCCGCATTATTTGTCCCGGAACTCCTGA
- the fni gene encoding type 2 isopentenyl-diphosphate Delta-isomerase, producing the protein MSEQLEHIGETAKRKGEHIRICLEENVSGRDVSTGFEEYRFVHNALPELSFRDIRLDTEWLGLSVRTPLLVSSMTGGTDEAGAINRRLGTAAEERGWVLGLGSMRAAIEHEELAATFRIRKEAPTIPVIANIGAVQLNYGFGPDACRRAVDLAEANALVLHLNGMQEVFQPEGDTNFAGLLKRVEEVCASLSVPVGVKEVGWGIDGETAMRLSEAGVSFIDAAGAGGTSWSQVERYRTHNPIQREAAEAFMDWGIPTAASVAAIRARLPQLSVLASGGLKNGVDAAKALALGAELAGFGRTLLPRAAVADAALSVEQLLEQFERIEFELRAAMFGIGAADISALRSTSRLIKKG; encoded by the coding sequence ATGAGCGAACAGCTTGAACATATAGGGGAAACAGCCAAGCGCAAAGGCGAGCATATTCGGATCTGCTTGGAGGAGAACGTGAGCGGCAGGGATGTGTCCACGGGCTTCGAGGAGTACCGTTTCGTCCACAACGCGCTACCGGAGCTGTCGTTCCGGGATATTCGACTGGATACGGAATGGCTCGGGCTATCCGTACGCACTCCTCTGCTCGTCAGCTCGATGACGGGCGGCACAGACGAAGCCGGAGCCATTAATCGTCGGCTCGGCACCGCGGCTGAGGAGAGGGGCTGGGTTCTGGGACTGGGCTCCATGCGTGCGGCGATTGAGCATGAGGAGCTTGCCGCAACCTTCCGCATCAGGAAGGAGGCGCCGACCATACCCGTTATTGCCAATATCGGCGCGGTTCAGCTGAATTACGGCTTTGGTCCGGACGCCTGCAGGAGGGCTGTCGATCTGGCAGAGGCCAATGCGCTGGTGCTGCACCTGAACGGGATGCAGGAGGTATTCCAGCCGGAAGGCGATACGAACTTCGCCGGCTTGCTGAAGCGAGTGGAGGAGGTATGCGCCAGCCTCTCTGTGCCGGTAGGAGTGAAGGAGGTTGGCTGGGGGATCGACGGCGAGACCGCTATGAGACTGAGCGAGGCGGGAGTATCGTTTATCGATGCGGCAGGTGCCGGCGGAACGTCATGGAGCCAGGTGGAGAGATACCGTACGCACAACCCCATTCAGCGCGAGGCGGCGGAAGCCTTTATGGACTGGGGGATACCGACGGCGGCCAGCGTTGCTGCCATTCGAGCAAGATTGCCTCAGCTGTCTGTTCTTGCAAGCGGCGGTCTGAAGAACGGGGTTGACGCTGCCAAGGCTCTTGCGCTTGGCGCGGAGCTTGCGGGCTTCGGACGAACACTGCTTCCAAGAGCGGCCGTCGCAGATGCCGCATTGTCCGTGGAACAGCTGCTGGAGCAGTTTGAACGGATTGAGTTCGAGCTGCGTGCCGCCATGTTCGGCATTGGAGCAGCGGATATATCGGCTCTCCGTTCGACCAGCAGGCTAATCAAAAAAGGGTGA
- the nagB gene encoding glucosamine-6-phosphate deaminase has product MELKIFDTSDQLDQYAAELFTKLINEKPKAVLGLATGSTPIGIYDKIVDNYNLNKLSFSGVTTYNLDEYVGLTPDNDQSYAYYMNRHLFSRVDIPASQTHLPNGMAPDPQAECARYDALLNEHPADIQLLGLGHNGHIGFNEPDGELSAGTHVVKLKEETREANARFFASMDEVPTEAYTMGVGSILKANTILLVVRGSDKASIVKEALTGPVTTQIPASLLQTHPRVIVLLDREAGRMLD; this is encoded by the coding sequence ATGGAACTCAAAATATTTGATACATCAGATCAGCTTGATCAATACGCCGCAGAGCTGTTCACCAAGCTCATTAACGAAAAACCTAAAGCCGTGCTGGGTCTCGCCACAGGATCGACACCGATCGGCATCTATGACAAAATAGTAGATAACTACAATCTCAACAAATTGAGCTTCAGCGGCGTCACGACCTATAATCTTGACGAATATGTCGGCCTGACGCCTGACAACGATCAAAGCTACGCCTACTATATGAACCGCCATCTGTTCTCTCGCGTCGATATTCCAGCCAGCCAGACACATTTGCCAAATGGCATGGCCCCGGATCCCCAAGCGGAATGCGCCCGTTATGACGCCCTGCTGAACGAGCATCCCGCGGATATCCAATTGCTCGGCCTCGGCCATAACGGCCACATCGGCTTCAACGAGCCGGATGGCGAGCTGTCTGCCGGCACTCATGTCGTCAAGCTCAAGGAGGAGACGCGCGAGGCGAATGCCCGCTTCTTCGCTTCCATGGATGAGGTGCCGACAGAAGCCTATACGATGGGAGTAGGCTCCATATTGAAGGCGAATACGATTCTGCTGGTTGTGCGCGGCTCCGACAAAGCGAGTATCGTCAAGGAGGCGTTGACGGGACCTGTGACAACTCAGATTCCCGCATCGCTGCTGCAGACCCATCCGCGTGTCATCGTATTGCTTGATCGGGAAGCGGGAAGGATGCTGGATTAG
- the nagA gene encoding N-acetylglucosamine-6-phosphate deacetylase — protein MTEQATATWTIHNVNIVLEDRVIQGSVTVSNGRIDSILEDSGEPAADPQAKEGWLDGNGGWLLPGFIDLHVHGGFGGDFMYANRESYDRITGFHASQGTTAMLATTMTASREAIEAVLEAVSAYQRDGMPYAQLLGVHLEGPFISEKWPGAQNPDFIRDPQLEWLKSWHKQYPGLLRLLTLAPEKNGSIETIQWLKEQGIIAAAGHTDALYEDMRAAADAGLTHAVHTYNAMRGLHHREPGTLGAVLTDDRIYAEIIADGEHVHPAAIALLLAAKPQDRVLIITDAIEAAGMPDGEYELGGLAVVVKNGTARLREGNALAGSSLTMIRAIRYLLANTGLSIVDVSRMASGNPARALGVMEHRGSIAVGKAADLVLTDTELQVERTWSGGRSIFSRS, from the coding sequence ATGACAGAGCAGGCTACGGCCACATGGACGATTCATAACGTGAATATCGTGCTGGAGGATCGAGTGATCCAGGGCAGCGTAACCGTGTCGAACGGCCGCATTGACAGCATTCTGGAGGATAGCGGGGAGCCCGCCGCTGACCCGCAGGCGAAGGAAGGCTGGCTGGACGGCAACGGAGGCTGGCTGCTGCCGGGATTTATCGACCTTCATGTACATGGCGGCTTCGGCGGGGACTTTATGTATGCGAACCGTGAAAGCTACGACCGAATAACAGGCTTCCATGCCTCCCAAGGCACAACAGCTATGCTGGCTACGACGATGACAGCTTCACGGGAAGCCATAGAAGCCGTGCTGGAGGCCGTCTCCGCTTATCAGCGGGATGGCATGCCTTACGCGCAATTGCTTGGCGTTCATCTGGAGGGTCCGTTCATTAGCGAGAAGTGGCCTGGCGCTCAAAATCCTGACTTTATTCGTGATCCCCAGCTGGAATGGCTGAAGAGCTGGCATAAGCAATATCCCGGGCTTCTCCGCTTGCTGACGCTTGCTCCAGAGAAGAACGGCTCCATCGAGACCATTCAATGGCTGAAGGAGCAAGGCATAATAGCGGCTGCCGGCCATACAGACGCCCTGTATGAGGATATGCGGGCTGCCGCGGACGCTGGGCTGACCCATGCCGTTCACACGTACAATGCGATGCGCGGGCTGCACCACAGAGAGCCTGGCACACTAGGCGCTGTCTTGACGGACGACCGGATCTACGCAGAGATCATTGCCGACGGCGAGCATGTGCATCCGGCAGCCATTGCGCTCCTGCTGGCGGCCAAGCCGCAGGACCGGGTCCTCATTATAACGGACGCTATAGAGGCGGCCGGTATGCCGGATGGCGAATATGAGCTGGGCGGACTCGCCGTTGTCGTGAAGAATGGCACAGCGAGACTTCGCGAGGGCAACGCGCTGGCAGGCAGCAGCCTGACTATGATTCGCGCAATTCGATACCTGCTTGCGAACACAGGACTGTCGATCGTAGACGTCAGCCGAATGGCCAGCGGCAATCCGGCAAGAGCGCTGGGCGTGATGGAGCATCGCGGCTCAATCGCTGTCGGCAAGGCTGCCGATCTTGTCCTGACGGATACGGAGCTCCAAGTGGAGCGCACCTGGTCAGGCGGAAGAAGCATTTTTAGCCGCTCATAG
- a CDS encoding DeoR/GlpR family DNA-binding transcription regulator gives MNDGSGSKGQRRREAIMQLLKQQGRITISEMVERFGCSEATARRDLEQMEGVYPVIRTIGGAMYDGMSTMRELHFAEREGLSILEKERIAQLAATLIHEGDVIGLSGGTTNFLLAKLLKSRKGITVVTNAVNIAMELAGSQIQVVVTGGIMRHNSFELCGPLGEGMVAQLHIGKMFIGVDGISATGGISSYSEQEAQIAKALIKRSHETYAVFDHTKLNRTSLFSIAALSELKAVITDSVLSGELAEELDHHNVSVFVTD, from the coding sequence ATGAACGACGGGAGCGGGTCCAAAGGACAGCGCCGGCGGGAAGCGATTATGCAGCTGCTGAAGCAGCAGGGACGAATTACAATATCGGAGATGGTAGAGCGCTTCGGCTGCTCTGAGGCGACTGCGCGCAGGGATCTGGAGCAGATGGAGGGCGTCTATCCCGTTATTCGAACGATAGGCGGCGCCATGTATGACGGAATGAGCACGATGCGCGAGCTGCACTTTGCCGAGAGAGAAGGCCTGTCCATTCTGGAGAAGGAGAGAATCGCCCAGCTTGCGGCGACGCTCATTCACGAAGGAGATGTCATCGGGCTGTCCGGGGGCACCACCAACTTTCTGCTGGCGAAGCTGCTGAAATCCCGTAAGGGCATTACCGTCGTCACCAACGCGGTTAATATAGCCATGGAGCTGGCAGGCAGCCAGATTCAGGTTGTCGTTACGGGCGGCATTATGCGCCACAACAGCTTTGAGCTTTGCGGTCCGCTGGGCGAAGGAATGGTTGCGCAGCTCCATATCGGCAAGATGTTCATCGGCGTGGACGGGATCTCGGCTACGGGCGGCATATCCAGCTATTCCGAGCAAGAGGCGCAAATCGCCAAAGCGCTGATCAAGCGCTCGCATGAGACGTATGCGGTTTTTGATCATACCAAGCTGAATCGAACCTCCTTGTTTTCTATAGCTGCTCTGTCTGAGCTCAAGGCTGTCATTACGGATTCCGTATTGTCGGGTGAGCTCGCGGAGGAGCTGGACCATCACAATGTATCGGTGTTTGTTACGGATTAA
- a CDS encoding sugar kinase, translating into MRDVSPHIITFGETMALFMPEEHKAIERASKLEQSFGGAESNVAIGLARLGVSVGWFGALGNDPFGKLILKALRGEGVDVSRVKLSGEAPTGMMFREHVAGRLAVHYFRKGSAASRMKAEELDEDYIRGAKLLHVTGITCAISEDGRRTVRRAMDIAKEAGVKISFDPNLRLKLWSIEEARETLLPLAADADYFLPGWDELKLLYDTDDYETVKSRLNELKAVTVVKGMGDATVVLDGDQETSVPFYPAEQVVDTVGAGDGFGAGFLAGIMKGMTPVEAVRLASINGSLVVQMRGDWEALPDWEVVEQRMSAKAWVER; encoded by the coding sequence GTGCGTGACGTATCACCTCATATTATAACGTTCGGAGAGACGATGGCTCTGTTTATGCCGGAGGAGCACAAAGCGATCGAACGGGCATCCAAGCTGGAGCAAAGCTTCGGCGGAGCCGAAAGCAATGTGGCCATAGGCCTTGCCAGACTTGGCGTCTCGGTCGGCTGGTTCGGCGCGCTTGGCAATGATCCATTCGGCAAGCTGATCTTGAAAGCGCTGCGAGGAGAGGGCGTAGACGTATCGCGCGTCAAGCTTAGCGGCGAAGCGCCTACGGGCATGATGTTCCGCGAGCATGTGGCGGGCAGACTCGCCGTACATTATTTCCGCAAGGGCTCGGCCGCAAGCCGCATGAAGGCGGAGGAGCTTGATGAGGATTACATAAGAGGGGCGAAGCTCCTGCATGTAACGGGCATTACCTGCGCCATCAGCGAGGATGGACGGAGAACAGTCCGCCGCGCTATGGACATTGCCAAGGAAGCCGGCGTAAAGATCAGCTTCGATCCCAATCTTCGCCTGAAGCTATGGTCGATCGAGGAAGCGCGGGAGACGCTGCTTCCATTGGCAGCCGACGCGGACTATTTCCTGCCGGGCTGGGACGAGCTGAAGCTGCTGTACGATACCGATGATTACGAGACGGTCAAGAGCCGCCTGAACGAGCTTAAGGCGGTTACGGTTGTCAAGGGTATGGGAGACGCCACGGTTGTTCTGGACGGGGATCAGGAGACGTCCGTGCCGTTCTATCCTGCAGAGCAGGTTGTCGATACGGTGGGCGCTGGAGACGGCTTTGGAGCAGGCTTCTTGGCGGGGATTATGAAGGGGATGACGCCTGTGGAGGCGGTTCGCCTCGCCAGCATTAACGGCTCGCTGGTCGTGCAGATGCGTGGAGATTGGGAAGCTCTCCCAGACTGGGAAGTTGTCGAGCAGCGCATGTCGGCCAAAGCGTGGGTGGAGCGCTAA